One region of Thermococcus sp. genomic DNA includes:
- a CDS encoding signal peptidase I translates to MEDSWKKDLAWILIALLAVFALQVGLKVALHTDSPLVIVVSESMEPVFYRGDVVLLKGINEENIDDVHVGDVIVYKRPGYEYPIIHRVREIETVELGGKVEKCFVTWGDNNWAPDPDFPTPYGMVPCVPAYAVEDKALVVFPKIGLIPLIIREHLGLG, encoded by the coding sequence ATGGAGGACTCATGGAAGAAGGATTTAGCGTGGATACTGATAGCCCTGCTGGCCGTTTTCGCCCTCCAGGTGGGCCTTAAGGTGGCCCTTCATACGGACTCGCCCCTCGTGATAGTTGTCAGCGAGTCCATGGAGCCCGTGTTTTATCGGGGCGACGTCGTCCTGCTCAAGGGGATAAACGAGGAGAACATAGACGACGTCCACGTCGGTGACGTTATAGTCTACAAACGGCCCGGTTACGAATACCCAATAATCCACCGCGTCAGGGAGATAGAGACGGTCGAACTGGGTGGGAAGGTCGAGAAGTGCTTCGTGACTTGGGGAGATAACAACTGGGCTCCTGACCCCGACTTCCCAACGCCCTACGGCATGGTGCCCTGCGTGCCTGCCTACGCCGTCGAGGATAAGGCCCTGGTGGTCTTTCCCAAGATCGGCCTGATCCCGCTGATCATAAGGGAACACCTCGGTCTGGGATGA
- a CDS encoding plasmid mobilization protein: protein MFERIIEQLIALKTPATRKLKIPVAGTRAFEVILKSENVPNETTAVELAVNEFVKYSKGDPQVVSDFKKILAREFSGLNSTKLLKKKARALKEIWEIEARTLAAKNKRNKWLSIRVTEEEYEKIFKQAQKEGLDISNYIRKRLGLEYKS from the coding sequence ATGTTTGAAAGGATTATAGAACAGCTCATAGCGTTAAAGACTCCAGCTACCCGTAAGCTAAAAATTCCCGTTGCTGGAACTAGGGCTTTTGAAGTTATACTGAAATCTGAAAATGTTCCAAATGAAACTACTGCCGTTGAACTGGCCGTGAATGAGTTTGTTAAGTATTCTAAAGGAGACCCCCAAGTAGTTTCTGATTTCAAGAAAATTCTTGCTAGGGAATTTTCAGGGTTAAATAGTACTAAACTACTCAAGAAAAAAGCTAGGGCCCTTAAGGAAATATGGGAAATTGAAGCTAGGACGTTAGCTGCCAAAAACAAGCGGAATAAATGGTTATCAATCCGCGTTACTGAGGAGGAATACGAGAAAATTTTCAAACAGGCGCAGAAGGAAGGATTGGACATATCTAACTATATTAGAAAGAGATTGGGTCTTGAGTATAAATCGTGA
- a CDS encoding biotin/lipoate A/B protein ligase family protein — protein MRFIPLIVARPEVQMAIDEAIMRARIEGKAPDTVRLYAFSPSSVTIGRFQSVVHDVNLGEAKRLGVPVVRRITGGGSVFHDEFGEITYSVVVGEDYHPMLRNVETSYRYLAGPLVDALKELGLDAGFSGLNDIVANGKKISGSAQTRRKGVILQHGTFMYSTRVEILGKVLRVSKAKLADKGVSSIWERVTTLEREGIKLGRWEAYELLKNSFFNAFPMEEGELTDYELGLAEKLIEEKYGNPEWNEMR, from the coding sequence ATGAGGTTTATTCCGCTCATAGTCGCCCGACCCGAGGTTCAGATGGCCATAGACGAGGCGATAATGCGCGCCAGAATAGAGGGAAAAGCTCCCGACACGGTCAGGCTCTACGCCTTCAGTCCGAGCTCGGTGACAATAGGCCGCTTCCAGAGCGTCGTCCACGACGTCAACCTTGGGGAAGCTAAGAGGCTTGGGGTTCCTGTCGTGAGGAGAATAACCGGCGGTGGCTCGGTGTTCCACGACGAGTTCGGAGAGATAACATACTCTGTGGTCGTCGGGGAGGACTACCACCCGATGCTCAGGAACGTCGAGACGAGCTACCGCTACCTCGCAGGGCCCCTCGTCGATGCCCTGAAGGAGCTCGGCCTTGATGCGGGCTTTTCCGGCCTCAACGACATCGTGGCCAACGGGAAGAAGATAAGCGGCTCCGCCCAGACGAGGAGGAAGGGGGTAATCCTCCAGCACGGCACCTTCATGTACTCCACCCGCGTTGAGATACTGGGGAAGGTTCTGAGGGTCTCCAAGGCAAAGCTGGCGGACAAGGGCGTGTCCTCGATATGGGAGCGCGTTACAACGCTGGAGCGCGAGGGAATAAAGCTCGGCCGCTGGGAGGCCTACGAGCTTCTCAAAAACAGCTTCTTCAACGCGTTCCCCATGGAGGAAGGGGAACTGACTGACTACGAGCTCGGGCTGGCGGAGAAGCTGATAGAGGAGAAATACGGAAACCCTGAGTGGAACGAGATGCGCTGA
- a CDS encoding methyltransferase domain-containing protein: MEELYFLTAREARRLLLTKGGARVNLDLRKTSRSWLVTVEGEEFIFPDGTRVGLEVMERIARDEGSVYFIRNGVYKAAIAGEHFYKLVPTIPPTIEINGIRMHRTKDVNPLQDTRNKVNAVKPREGETVLDTCMGLGYTAIESARRGAYVITVEKDPHVLELARINPWSRELFTGGRIQVIQGDAFEVVKRFNDESFDVVIHDPPRFSLAGHLYSEEFYRELYRVLKPGGRLFHYVGNPGKKYRRKDLQRGVMERLRKAGFVGVRRVEEALGVVARKPERKGRD, encoded by the coding sequence ATGGAGGAACTCTATTTTCTGACCGCGAGGGAGGCAAGGAGGTTACTCCTCACGAAGGGGGGAGCGAGGGTCAACCTCGACCTGCGGAAAACCAGCCGGTCGTGGCTCGTGACAGTTGAGGGGGAGGAGTTCATATTTCCGGACGGCACGAGGGTTGGGCTGGAGGTAATGGAGAGGATCGCGAGGGATGAGGGGAGCGTTTACTTTATCAGAAACGGCGTTTACAAGGCCGCCATAGCCGGAGAGCACTTCTACAAGCTCGTTCCAACGATCCCACCCACGATAGAGATAAATGGAATAAGGATGCACCGCACGAAGGACGTGAACCCCCTCCAGGACACGAGGAACAAGGTGAACGCGGTTAAACCGAGGGAGGGGGAGACGGTTCTGGATACCTGCATGGGGCTGGGATACACGGCCATAGAGTCAGCCAGGAGAGGGGCGTACGTCATAACCGTCGAGAAAGACCCGCACGTGCTTGAGCTCGCCAGGATAAATCCCTGGAGCAGGGAACTCTTCACGGGCGGCAGGATTCAGGTGATACAGGGCGATGCCTTCGAGGTCGTAAAGAGGTTCAACGATGAGAGCTTCGACGTCGTGATCCACGACCCGCCGCGCTTTTCTCTCGCGGGTCACCTCTACTCCGAGGAGTTCTACCGCGAGCTGTACCGCGTCCTGAAGCCAGGCGGGAGGCTCTTCCACTACGTCGGCAACCCCGGGAAAAAGTACCGGAGGAAAGACCTCCAGAGAGGCGTCATGGAAAGACTGAGGAAGGCCGGCTTCGTCGGGGTCAGGCGCGTCGAGGAAGCGCTCGGTGTTGTGGCGAGGAAACCGGAAAGAAAGGGGAGAGACTAA
- a CDS encoding DNA adenine methylase, with translation MAEPILKWAGGKRQILPEIVALMPEDFKNRTFHEPFFGGGAVTFWMEPKRGTINDINPKLINFYIVVRDYVDELIEDAKRHKNEKEYFYKARSEFNEIVRNGFKIPNIRLASLLLYLNKTAFNGLYRENRKGEFNVPFGRYKNPKIVDEERLRKASEVLKKLKIYNEDFTYILRVAKPGDLVYFDPPYHPVSETASFTSYSKEDFSKEDQERLRDVCLELHKKGVYFILSNSYVKPVRELYEGIEGFEILKIYAKRPINSKADRRGEVPEMLVTNVTAELRVGRERAKLLVNNGRSKTLVASKSLVEYLTVAERST, from the coding sequence ATGGCAGAACCTATCCTTAAGTGGGCTGGCGGAAAGAGGCAGATACTTCCTGAAATTGTTGCATTAATGCCAGAGGACTTTAAAAATAGAACGTTCCATGAGCCATTTTTTGGCGGTGGTGCAGTTACCTTCTGGATGGAACCTAAGAGGGGGACTATAAATGACATAAATCCCAAGCTCATAAACTTCTATATTGTCGTTAGAGACTATGTCGATGAACTAATTGAAGACGCAAAGAGGCACAAAAATGAGAAAGAATACTTTTACAAGGCCCGTTCTGAGTTCAATGAGATAGTCAGAAACGGATTTAAGATTCCGAATATCAGACTCGCGAGCTTGCTTTTATACTTGAATAAAACTGCCTTCAATGGGTTATACCGTGAGAATAGAAAGGGAGAATTCAATGTCCCGTTTGGAAGATACAAAAACCCCAAGATAGTGGATGAAGAGCGATTAAGAAAGGCCAGTGAAGTTTTGAAAAAGCTCAAGATTTACAACGAAGACTTCACTTATATATTGAGAGTTGCCAAGCCTGGAGATCTGGTTTATTTTGATCCCCCCTATCACCCAGTTTCAGAAACTGCCAGTTTTACTAGTTATTCGAAGGAAGATTTTAGCAAAGAAGACCAGGAGCGCCTTAGAGATGTTTGCCTTGAGCTTCATAAGAAAGGGGTTTACTTTATCCTGAGCAACTCCTATGTAAAGCCGGTTCGTGAGCTGTATGAGGGAATAGAAGGGTTTGAGATACTCAAGATCTACGCAAAGAGGCCAATAAACTCAAAAGCCGACCGCAGGGGGGAAGTTCCAGAGATGCTCGTTACAAATGTTACTGCGGAATTACGAGTGGGTCGTGAAAGAGCAAAGCTTCTCGTAAACAACGGTAGATCAAAGACTTTGGTGGCTTCTAAGTCGCTTGTTGAATATTTAACTGTTGCAGAGCGATCTACTTAA
- a CDS encoding DUF531 domain-containing protein encodes MLTLALYNTYDPKKLHEAHLRAIARAGPIAYAYGFHLALVGFPFEGKPLDVAREISSHTTIGEGGRYLLELAERSRFHLLEFPRRGFPPQFGVPVATTRKPSEEKEITPIELAERALRGESFLLLVGLGRHGLPKEIFKTARYHMDITGKRVSLETCTAIGAIPARISTIMEALKWRTHGRRI; translated from the coding sequence ATGCTGACTCTGGCCCTTTACAACACGTACGACCCTAAGAAGCTCCATGAGGCCCACCTCAGGGCGATAGCCAGGGCTGGCCCGATAGCCTATGCCTACGGCTTCCATCTAGCACTGGTTGGCTTTCCCTTTGAAGGAAAGCCTCTCGACGTTGCCCGGGAGATAAGCTCTCACACCACGATAGGCGAGGGCGGCAGGTACCTCCTTGAGCTGGCCGAGAGAAGCCGCTTTCACCTCCTAGAGTTTCCCAGGAGGGGCTTTCCGCCGCAGTTCGGTGTCCCCGTTGCCACAACGAGAAAGCCGAGCGAAGAGAAGGAGATAACCCCCATCGAGCTTGCGGAGAGGGCTTTGAGGGGCGAGAGTTTCCTCCTCCTGGTCGGCCTTGGCAGGCACGGGCTCCCGAAGGAAATATTTAAGACCGCCCGCTACCATATGGACATCACTGGAAAGAGAGTGAGCCTTGAAACCTGCACCGCGATAGGTGCCATACCTGCGAGAATAAGCACCATCATGGAGGCGCTGAAATGGAGGACTCATGGAAGAAGGATTTAG
- a CDS encoding dipeptidase, with product MIFDAHSDLPTFIYDERGSGKTHVLEDNFERFFAPGIGARVMAIWTRPDRRSNATVYGLEVLNALRRDIEESERFELVTTVEGMKKAIEEGRVALWLGLEGGEPIGESIHLLEVFHRLGLRVLTLTWSLRNAIGDGVFERTGGGLSNFGREVVGKAEELGILVDLSHINEAGFWDVLDVTAFPVIASHSNARELCDHRRNLTDEQIKAIAERDGVIGAVAIPSFIHREHATLERYVEHIAYMVDLAGYKHVGLGFDFVYYLPGWSGKSVDGFEDESRIPHLLEKLGENFSEKEVEAITFKNFERVFERVVG from the coding sequence ATGATATTCGACGCCCATTCAGACCTCCCGACGTTCATCTACGATGAGAGGGGTAGTGGAAAGACTCACGTTCTGGAGGACAACTTCGAGCGCTTTTTTGCCCCTGGGATAGGGGCGCGCGTCATGGCCATCTGGACCCGTCCCGACAGAAGGAGCAACGCAACCGTTTACGGCCTGGAGGTCCTCAACGCCCTCAGAAGGGACATCGAGGAGAGCGAACGCTTCGAACTGGTGACGACGGTGGAGGGAATGAAAAAGGCCATTGAAGAGGGGAGAGTCGCCCTGTGGCTCGGCCTTGAGGGGGGTGAACCGATAGGGGAGAGCATCCACCTCCTTGAGGTCTTCCACCGCCTCGGACTGAGGGTTCTGACCCTCACCTGGAGTCTGCGCAACGCGATAGGTGACGGCGTCTTTGAGAGAACCGGCGGCGGCCTGAGCAACTTCGGCAGGGAGGTAGTCGGGAAGGCCGAGGAGCTCGGGATACTGGTTGACCTGAGCCACATCAACGAGGCCGGCTTCTGGGATGTCCTTGATGTCACCGCGTTTCCTGTTATAGCGTCGCACTCCAACGCCAGGGAACTGTGCGATCACAGGAGAAACCTGACCGACGAACAGATAAAGGCCATAGCGGAGCGCGATGGTGTCATCGGGGCGGTGGCGATTCCGAGCTTCATCCACAGGGAGCACGCGACGCTGGAAAGGTACGTGGAGCACATAGCGTATATGGTTGATTTAGCCGGTTACAAGCACGTCGGCCTCGGCTTTGATTTCGTGTACTACCTCCCAGGCTGGAGCGGGAAGAGCGTCGATGGCTTCGAGGACGAGTCGAGAATACCCCACCTCCTTGAAAAGCTGGGGGAGAACTTCAGCGAAAAAGAGGTCGAGGCGATAACATTCAAGAACTTCGAGCGCGTTTTTGAGAGGGTGGTGGGTTAG